One genomic segment of candidate division KSB1 bacterium includes these proteins:
- a CDS encoding caspase family protein: MPRKFLLRIAINRYAEWRSLNGPVPESRQIEAVLIQRFGFEPGAICSLEDEQATCERLRDGLLQWVGADGPSQEKLEREFGSDDLLILYSGHGYLDPLTDESYWIPHDAGRNFKVRHAWFPHTELVKILRRLPFRHVLLISDSCFAGRILPKDLGETTERQQEDYPAIAARYRSREVLVSVGAAESPDPSPFAEHLLDCLRHNDKPWLDREDLYAWVRRGWPRVEHDGLREAGHQRGGALLLVPRGGNPAPNRGCGARRRHPAQDRSAPSAAGGPVARGGGGAGLGGDAATLWVYDRGAACMLFMWDTA; this comes from the coding sequence ATGCCCCGCAAATTCCTTTTACGGATCGCAATTAATCGCTATGCCGAGTGGCGTTCGCTCAACGGGCCGGTGCCGGAATCCCGCCAGATCGAGGCGGTTCTCATTCAACGTTTCGGGTTTGAACCTGGCGCGATTTGCTCTTTGGAGGACGAACAAGCCACGTGTGAGCGCCTGCGGGATGGTTTGCTTCAATGGGTCGGCGCGGACGGACCCTCGCAGGAGAAACTCGAGCGGGAGTTTGGCAGTGACGATCTGCTGATCCTTTACAGCGGGCACGGTTACCTCGACCCGCTCACGGATGAAAGTTATTGGATTCCGCATGACGCGGGGCGAAATTTCAAAGTGCGGCACGCCTGGTTTCCCCATACGGAGTTGGTCAAAATACTCAGGCGGTTACCGTTCCGGCATGTGCTTCTGATCAGCGATTCGTGTTTTGCCGGTCGCATCCTGCCCAAGGACTTGGGCGAAACCACGGAAAGACAGCAGGAAGACTATCCGGCGATTGCAGCTCGCTACCGCTCGCGGGAGGTGCTCGTCTCTGTCGGCGCGGCCGAGTCGCCCGATCCCAGCCCTTTCGCGGAACACCTGCTCGATTGCCTGCGCCATAACGACAAGCCCTGGCTGGACCGGGAAGACCTGTACGCCTGGGTGCGCCGCGGGTGGCCGCGGGTGGAGCACGACGGCCTTCGCGAGGCCGGCCACCAGCGCGGCGGCGCCTTGCTGCTGGTACCGCGGGGGGGCAACCCGGCGCCAAACCGAGGATGCGGCGCCCGTCGTCGCCACCCCGCCCAAGATCGTTCCGCCCCCTCCGCCGCCGGAGGCCCTGTGGCACGTGGCGGTGGAGGGGCGGGTCTCGGCGGGGATGCCGCTACACTGTGGGTTTATGATCGCGGGGCAGCGTGCATGCTCTTCATGTGGGACACTGCTTGA
- a CDS encoding ATP-binding protein, with product MVAGSWIQDCEDLRKQAEAFAAQGNFVAAGNAYDQLSRAWLRGASQAISAEERGRRMANSLKFRELAVQYLSGKKEPAGAAGGAAEPRKGVAAGAGNIRAQLAGDAIGQMLIGLVDSFAQDSNVTWDDIGGLDSLVKDLKRALASAVVRQPEGVKREASGDILLFGPPGTGKTLLAAALSNALCLGGVPGRFYNVRVAGLKGHYQGNTEKSISLLYETAAGTSPSLVFIDEIDGLCTSRSSNADAASRAILGVLLEEMDGMAKKGRDLRSRFVLTVAATNLPWDLDPAILSRFGENRVYVPPPDEGGRRQILEKLILRQGYTLEDPTLLDWLADDKQTKGYSGRDLRSLTAVAKNRMEQEMNPELSEWKDLREIADRTLKLRPLKKKDFESAKKLVAASLTDAVIEHYLRWSDDPTYRPRR from the coding sequence ATGGTTGCGGGCAGTTGGATCCAGGATTGTGAGGATCTGAGGAAGCAGGCGGAGGCGTTTGCGGCCCAAGGTAACTTTGTTGCGGCGGGAAATGCCTATGACCAGCTTTCTCGCGCGTGGCTGCGCGGCGCCAGCCAGGCGATCTCCGCTGAAGAGCGCGGGCGGCGCATGGCGAACAGCCTCAAGTTTCGCGAGCTGGCCGTGCAGTATCTCTCCGGCAAAAAAGAACCTGCCGGCGCCGCCGGAGGCGCCGCTGAGCCGCGCAAAGGCGTGGCCGCCGGCGCGGGGAATATCCGTGCGCAATTGGCGGGCGATGCCATCGGCCAGATGCTGATCGGTTTGGTGGACAGTTTTGCCCAGGACTCAAACGTGACATGGGATGACATCGGAGGCCTGGATTCCCTGGTCAAGGACCTGAAAAGGGCTTTGGCCAGCGCCGTGGTCCGCCAGCCCGAGGGCGTCAAGCGGGAGGCGTCGGGCGACATACTCTTGTTCGGCCCTCCGGGAACCGGCAAGACATTATTGGCCGCAGCACTTTCGAACGCACTCTGCCTGGGCGGGGTTCCCGGACGCTTCTACAATGTTCGAGTTGCGGGGCTCAAAGGCCATTATCAGGGAAACACCGAGAAGAGCATCAGTCTGCTCTACGAAACCGCCGCCGGCACCTCGCCGTCACTGGTATTCATTGACGAAATTGATGGCTTGTGCACCTCCCGAAGCAGCAACGCGGACGCCGCATCGCGCGCCATCCTCGGAGTGTTGCTTGAAGAGATGGATGGTATGGCGAAGAAAGGAAGGGACCTGCGTTCCCGTTTCGTGCTCACCGTCGCCGCCACCAATCTGCCGTGGGATCTCGACCCGGCCATTCTCAGCCGCTTCGGCGAGAACCGGGTCTATGTGCCGCCGCCGGACGAGGGGGGACGGCGTCAGATACTCGAGAAATTAATTCTGCGGCAGGGATATACGTTGGAGGACCCCACGCTGTTGGACTGGCTGGCGGATGACAAGCAGACGAAAGGGTATTCCGGCCGGGACCTGCGCAGCCTGACAGCCGTGGCCAAGAACCGCATGGAACAGGAGATGAACCCGGAGCTTTCCGAATGGAAAGACCTGCGCGAAATTGCGGACCGAACGCTGAAACTGCGGCCGTTGAAAAAGAAGGATTTTGAATCCGCAAAGAAACTCGTGGCGGCCAGTTTGACCGATGCCGTTATCGAACACTACCTTCGTTGGAGCGACGATCCGACATACCGACCGCGGCGGTGA